ACTGCGAGTCTGCGGTGTGGCTGCCACACCTGCAATTTGAGTCGCTTTTACACACATTCTCCGGTGTGTcggagtgtgtgtgtgtgggtgtttgTTTGGATGGGAAATGAAGTCATAAAGTCTGATTTCGCCCGTTCATGCTCATTATCACGTAGCGATATCGTGTAATCGTCATGCTCACGATAATGATGATGTTAACCAAGTGGATCGCTGCACAGCGTACAGCCATCTCGCTCCCGCACCACTCGCCCCATCTCTTTCTACCGGGCGCTATCTTCAGCCATTTATTTTCCAGCATCTGTGCTTCGCTGGTAAACTTTCTGACCGAAACTGACACATTCatgaaacaatttaaaaagtCATTGTCATCGCAGGATATAGTGGCTCCCATCCCCTTCCCCCATTTCATCCCTCTCTTAGCCAACTTCTTTAACTGTCCTGTCAATGGCACCGTCATTTGTTTTGTTGGCCATTACGGTCAGTGTCCCGAGTTGAAAACAAAATTGTCATGGCTCCCAAGCCAAGTGGTCCTCGGGTGAGCAGCTTTACTCCAATTGGAGCTGAAGTATGTGCCAAGCCATCCGCTCCACCAAGTAGTCGGAGTGTCCAGTGTCTTTGGAGCATGCCTGCTTCCCACTCTGCTCCAGATCCCACTCCGCTCTATCTCCGATGCCAGGGTATCCTGCGGTCGTGGCCGCCGGGTGGCCCAAGTTTTAAGCTACGGCATTCGGTGCTTTTGTTTTCGCAGCTCACGTGACAGAGCAATTTcgaaaataatttcaattcTTCAACTTAAAAGGCTCGCAGTAATAACTTTCAAACTCTTGGTAACTGCAGTACACGTGTATCTCAACCTATACATGTACTATTTTACGCTCACTcgaaaagtttattaattGGGCCATACTCGAATGAAGTGTGCAGAGAATATATTGTATTGGATGTCTGCTGGTTCTGCGATTTTTGATCACACCAGCAGTTTGGGTTTTAAAAAGCTTTCCCGAGAAATTTGTAAATCATTAAAGAGGGATTTCCACCAGCAGAACGCTTGCCTGCACTTTTGATTAAGGGACAATAACCTTGCAGCAAATGTTGCAGAAACTCATTACTGCATCGTAATGATGAAAGGGCCAAAACAGGAGGAACAGCGGGGAGGGGGCAGCACATGGCAATGGCTCCCAACAGTGTAATTTCTGGGAGCCAAAGCCACAGGATTTTATTGGTCGGAAAATTAAAAGCATAACATGGCACGCTTTAAATTTGAGTGCAGCGGCAAAATGTGGCAAGTGGCAAGCGGAAAGTGGCAAAGTGGCAGCAACAGAAGCCGCAGCATATCGCGCCAAGTCCGACTTGGCAGGACTGCCAAAGAAGAGTGTTCCGAGGGTTTCCCAAGACCTATCCCGAAGACCCACCACCTCATTTTCGCAGTTGCAACCTGCAGTCTGTGGTTTTCGGACTCACGCGCATAGTAAATTCAACTTATTGACAGGCTTGCAAAGAAACGTGTTCCGATAAGCGAGCAGGTGAGTGAGTTGCACCTGTGGTCCTCCTTGCCTCCTCCAACTAGTCTGGAAAAGATTTCCCAGCTGAGAACTGAACTGGCGGTATCGGCGCTACTTCGCCCATGAATCTTGCCGACGACAGGGGAACCCATGCTAATTACAAATTTATGACACTTTCTGCTCGTTTTCCCTATCAACCAGACTGGCGAAGGCCTGTTTCTGGCATTTTGAACATTGCTAGCTGGGAGTATCACATGGACGGATTTTATTGCAGATTCCCAATAGGTTAAATACAGCTCAGTGCGAATGGAGACGGGTTTACCTAAAAATTTGACCACAGCATACCAGAATCTAACAGCACGAGGATTTCTTTCAAAGTAAATGACGCAATAAAATGACACAGCTGCTAGAAGCACTCTATTCAAAGCTGCGACCCATCCTGGACAGCACCGGAGGCATCCACTCCTCGAACTCGGGAATGTCGAACAGCGGGTGCTGGTTGAGGATGTCGAAACGAACCACCTTGTACGTGGAGACGAGCCACTGGCCCATGCAGCGACTGTTGTCCCGCCCATTGCCCATTCTCGAGGGTTGCACGGAATAGTCGCGCCGGAAGCGCATGAACACCTCGGCGAAGATCAAGGGATGGGGAACCCTTAACTGCGCAGGATCTACGAACTCCTTTAGCAGCTCCGTCATCTCACTGAGTTCCGCCGTCGAGCGGAAGTCATTGGATCTCCGCAGGGCCACAAAGACCACGTCCAGGAAGGCGAACCGATGGTCGTAGTGCCGCAGCAGCTGCACCTTGAGCGGAATGGCCCGCCGGAAGTGCTCCTTCTCGAAGCGCATCAGTTTGAGCCTCCAGTCGGGCGGATCATCCAGCAGATCGTGCTTAATCTGCTTGAAGCCCATGGGCGTACTGCATCGCTCCACATTCCGGTTGCGGCGGCGCCTTACGAAGTCCGTAAAAACGGCGGCTGCCTGGCTCGCATTCTCAATGAACTTCTGCTCGGAGAAGTCCCAGTCCCAAAGGAGTTTCAGCCGGAGGAGAGCCAACTTGGTGGTCAGTCGGCTGAGTGGGCTGTAGAAGTATATCATCGTGGGCAGGGACACTTGGTGCGGCTCGTCCTTGGCCACAAAAAAGTCGACCTCGATGTCCAGTTTCTTACCGGGACTTATTTGCACCATTGGCACA
This genomic interval from Drosophila mauritiana strain mau12 chromosome 2R, ASM438214v1, whole genome shotgun sequence contains the following:
- the LOC117136644 gene encoding uncharacterized protein LOC117136644 isoform X1 — encoded protein: MMWIHRLLMDKYTRYGHVLRHLIRASRRTATSSGHHQSASRKDVPMVQISPGKKLDIEVDFFVAKDEPHQVSLPTMIYFYSPLSRLTTKLALLRLKLLWDWDFSEQKFIENASQAAAVFTDFVRRRRNRNVERCSTPMGFKQIKHDLLDDPPDWRLKLMRFEKEHFRRAIPLKVQLLRHYDHRFAFLDVVFVALRRSNDFRSTAELSEMTELLKEFVDPAQLRVPHPLIFAEVFMRFRRDYSVQPSRMGNGRDNSRCMGQWLVSTYKVVRFDILNQHPLFDIPEFEEWMPPVLSRMGRSFE
- the LOC117136644 gene encoding uncharacterized protein LOC117136644 isoform X2 yields the protein MYPVQFEYSGFLNRQNSKQIKLWNDVDTPVADGQVHPLRSCAAAFDSGFQANCDIIGTSPECFSKGCANGANKSRPLSRLTTKLALLRLKLLWDWDFSEQKFIENASQAAAVFTDFVRRRRNRNVERCSTPMGFKQIKHDLLDDPPDWRLKLMRFEKEHFRRAIPLKVQLLRHYDHRFAFLDVVFVALRRSNDFRSTAELSEMTELLKEFVDPAQLRVPHPLIFAEVFMRFRRDYSVQPSRMGNGRDNSRCMGQWLVSTYKVVRFDILNQHPLFDIPEFEEWMPPVLSRMGRSFE